From the genome of Turicibacter faecis, one region includes:
- a CDS encoding dihydroorotate dehydrogenase electron transfer subunit has translation MFNRRRLPMRKVQRMTIVRQTLIAKNVYELVLSGELVQGMFQAGQFVNIKVNEVAYPLLRRPISICEINQDLKQVTLIYRAEGEGTRLLSLKQSGEQVDVLGPLGTGFDLSEVLDDETVVLVGGGIGVPPMYETAKRLHAKGNKVIAVLGFASKQDVFYEEQFSQYADVHIATMDGSYGYHGNVVELILNKNIAFDQVFGCGPKVMLQAIDRQFGQTKKGYLSFEERMACGIGACYACVCQLNNGKMARVCKEGPVFKLGEVAL, from the coding sequence ATTTTTAACCGTAGGAGGCTACCCATGCGTAAAGTACAGAGGATGACGATTGTACGTCAAACATTAATTGCAAAAAATGTTTACGAGTTAGTATTGAGTGGTGAATTAGTTCAGGGAATGTTTCAGGCAGGGCAGTTCGTAAATATTAAGGTTAACGAAGTGGCCTATCCCTTATTACGCCGCCCTATTTCTATTTGTGAAATTAATCAAGATTTAAAGCAGGTAACCCTTATTTATCGTGCTGAAGGAGAAGGAACGAGGTTACTTTCTTTAAAACAATCAGGAGAGCAAGTAGATGTGTTAGGTCCGTTAGGAACTGGTTTTGATCTTTCAGAGGTTTTGGATGATGAAACAGTTGTGTTAGTAGGTGGTGGGATTGGAGTTCCACCGATGTATGAAACGGCCAAACGTTTGCATGCTAAAGGGAATAAAGTTATTGCCGTATTAGGATTTGCTTCAAAGCAAGACGTTTTTTACGAGGAACAATTTAGTCAATATGCCGATGTTCATATTGCAACAATGGATGGAAGTTATGGCTATCACGGTAATGTTGTGGAGTTAATTTTAAATAAAAATATAGCATTTGATCAGGTCTTTGGTTGCGGTCCTAAAGTGATGTTACAGGCGATTGATCGTCAGTTTGGGCAAACTAAAAAAGGATATTTATCATTTGAGGAACGAATGGCATGTGGGATCGGTGCATGTTATGCATGTGTATGTCAACTTAATAATGGCAAAATGGCACGTGTATGTAAAGAAGGTCCAGTCTTTAAACTTGGGGAGGTTGCATTATAA
- the carB gene encoding carbamoyl-phosphate synthase large subunit has translation MPKRTDIHRILVIGSGPIIIGQAAEFDYAGTQACQSLKEEGYEVILVNSNPATIMTDTEIADKVYMEPLTKEFLSKIIRKERPDAVLPSLGGQTGLNLVVELAEDGILSECGVEILGTDLKAIKKAEDRDMFRDLMYELNQPIPESVIVNTIDEAIDFANEIGYPLIVRPAFTLGGTGGGIVEDEASLRATVENGLNLSPVTQCLIEKSIAGYKEIEYEVMRDKNDNAIVVCNMENFDPVGIHTGDSIVVAPSQTLADREYHMLRHVSLTIIRALGIEGGCNVQLALDPNSFNYYVIEVNPRVSRSSALASKATGYPIAKIAAKIAVGLTLDEIINPVTGVSYACFEPALDYVVAKIPRWPFDKFNSANRRLGTQMKATGEVMAIGRNFEESLLKAVRSLETKVYHVELPALKNEENDVLWQRTKHADDERLFVISELIRRKTSIEEIHQVTKIDLFFLTKLKGIIDFEAIIKENAWNLDILRQAKKMGFADITIANYWNTQELNVYQFRKENGLIPVYKMVDTCSAEFESKTPYYYGTYETANESHRTDKPSVVVLGSGPIRIGQGVEFDYATVHCVMAIQQAGYEAIIINNNPETVSTDFSISDKLYFEPLTIEDVMHVIDLEKPEGVIVQFGGQTAINLASKLQERGIKILGTSLENIDRAEDRDQFEKLLKDLEVPQPLGATCQSVEGAKEIANRIGYPVLLRPSYVLGGRAMEIIDNDVEIERYMKEALKENGDNPILIDRYLTGKEVEVDAISDGENVYIPGIMEHIERAGVHSGDSMAVYPPQTLSKEVMDKLIDYTTRIARGLTIIGLLNIQFVVTKDEEVFVLEVNPRSSRTVPFLSKITNVPMANIATKAILGQSLIEQGYGTGYHPHAEGVYVKAPVFSFSKLRKVDISLGPEMKSTGEAIGKDRTLEKALYKALVAAGMKMPTHGRILFTIGNKDKEESVELARQLTEIGYELISTKGTCEFLKENGIKAVSIAKIGEEGKTVLDVIRGQQVQFVINTFSVSKKDRITDGFLIRREAVENNIPCLTSLDTARAVYKVLESMSFAIDAAI, from the coding sequence ATGCCAAAACGTACAGATATTCATCGTATTTTAGTTATCGGATCAGGTCCAATTATTATCGGACAAGCTGCAGAATTTGATTACGCTGGAACTCAAGCGTGCCAATCATTAAAAGAGGAAGGATATGAAGTTATTTTAGTAAACTCAAATCCAGCCACTATTATGACGGATACGGAAATTGCTGATAAGGTTTACATGGAACCTTTAACAAAAGAATTTTTAAGTAAGATTATTCGCAAAGAACGACCAGATGCGGTGTTACCATCGTTAGGTGGACAAACAGGGTTAAACTTAGTCGTGGAATTGGCTGAAGATGGAATTTTATCTGAATGTGGTGTTGAAATTTTAGGTACTGATTTAAAAGCAATTAAAAAGGCAGAGGATCGCGATATGTTCCGTGATTTGATGTATGAATTAAATCAACCGATTCCAGAATCAGTCATCGTTAATACGATTGATGAGGCGATTGATTTCGCTAACGAGATTGGTTATCCATTAATTGTTCGTCCAGCGTTTACGCTAGGAGGAACTGGAGGAGGAATTGTAGAAGATGAGGCCAGCCTACGTGCAACGGTTGAAAATGGATTAAATTTATCACCTGTGACACAATGTTTAATTGAAAAATCAATTGCTGGATATAAAGAGATTGAGTATGAAGTAATGCGCGATAAAAATGATAACGCGATTGTTGTTTGTAACATGGAAAACTTTGATCCAGTTGGAATTCATACGGGAGATTCAATCGTTGTAGCTCCTTCCCAAACATTAGCCGATCGTGAGTATCATATGCTCCGCCATGTTTCGTTAACTATTATTCGTGCATTAGGAATTGAGGGAGGATGTAACGTTCAGTTAGCATTAGATCCAAATAGCTTTAATTACTATGTAATCGAAGTAAATCCACGTGTTTCACGCTCATCAGCGTTAGCATCGAAGGCAACTGGTTATCCGATTGCAAAGATTGCGGCAAAGATTGCGGTGGGTCTGACATTAGATGAAATTATCAACCCTGTAACAGGAGTTTCTTACGCATGCTTTGAGCCTGCATTAGATTATGTTGTCGCTAAAATCCCACGTTGGCCATTTGATAAATTTAACTCAGCGAATCGTCGATTAGGAACACAGATGAAGGCGACAGGGGAAGTTATGGCAATTGGACGTAACTTCGAAGAGTCATTATTAAAAGCTGTACGTTCACTTGAAACAAAAGTTTATCACGTGGAATTACCAGCTTTAAAAAATGAAGAAAATGACGTATTATGGCAACGAACAAAGCATGCAGACGATGAGCGTTTATTCGTGATTAGCGAATTGATTCGCCGCAAAACATCAATTGAAGAGATTCATCAGGTAACAAAAATTGATTTATTTTTCTTAACGAAGTTAAAAGGAATTATCGATTTTGAAGCAATCATTAAAGAAAACGCATGGAATTTAGATATTTTACGTCAAGCTAAAAAAATGGGGTTTGCCGATATTACCATTGCAAATTACTGGAATACGCAAGAATTAAATGTTTATCAATTCCGTAAAGAAAATGGATTAATTCCAGTTTATAAAATGGTTGATACATGTAGTGCCGAGTTTGAATCAAAAACACCGTATTATTATGGAACCTATGAAACAGCAAATGAATCACATCGTACAGATAAACCAAGCGTAGTTGTTCTTGGATCAGGTCCTATTCGTATTGGACAAGGGGTTGAATTTGACTATGCAACGGTACACTGCGTGATGGCTATTCAACAAGCAGGTTATGAAGCAATTATTATTAATAACAATCCAGAAACGGTTTCAACTGATTTCTCAATTTCGGACAAATTATACTTTGAGCCATTAACAATTGAAGACGTAATGCATGTTATTGATTTAGAAAAACCAGAAGGGGTTATCGTTCAGTTTGGAGGACAAACAGCGATTAACTTAGCATCAAAATTACAAGAACGTGGAATTAAAATTTTAGGAACATCATTAGAAAATATTGATCGTGCGGAAGATCGTGATCAATTTGAAAAATTATTAAAGGATTTAGAGGTACCTCAACCGCTTGGAGCGACGTGTCAATCAGTAGAAGGCGCAAAAGAAATTGCGAATCGTATCGGATATCCTGTGTTACTTCGTCCGTCTTATGTATTAGGTGGACGTGCAATGGAAATCATTGATAATGATGTAGAAATTGAACGCTATATGAAAGAGGCATTAAAAGAAAACGGAGATAATCCAATTTTAATTGACCGATATTTAACTGGAAAAGAAGTCGAAGTTGACGCGATTTCTGACGGTGAAAATGTATATATTCCGGGGATTATGGAACATATTGAACGTGCGGGTGTCCATTCAGGTGACTCGATGGCCGTTTATCCACCTCAGACCTTATCAAAAGAAGTGATGGATAAACTCATCGACTATACGACAAGAATTGCACGTGGATTAACGATTATCGGACTTTTAAATATTCAGTTTGTTGTCACGAAAGACGAAGAGGTTTTTGTGTTAGAGGTCAACCCTCGTTCATCTCGTACCGTTCCGTTTTTAAGTAAGATTACAAATGTACCAATGGCAAATATTGCGACAAAGGCGATTTTAGGACAATCCTTAATTGAACAAGGATATGGAACAGGATACCATCCACATGCGGAAGGTGTTTATGTTAAGGCACCTGTCTTCTCATTCTCTAAATTGAGAAAAGTTGATATTTCATTAGGCCCTGAAATGAAATCAACAGGGGAGGCAATTGGAAAGGATCGTACGCTTGAAAAGGCACTTTACAAAGCGTTAGTGGCAGCGGGAATGAAGATGCCGACTCATGGACGCATTTTATTTACAATTGGAAATAAAGATAAGGAAGAGTCAGTTGAACTTGCTCGTCAATTAACTGAGATTGGTTACGAATTAATTTCTACAAAAGGAACATGTGAGTTCTTAAAGGAAAATGGAATTAAGGCTGTTTCTATCGCCAAAATAGGTGAAGAAGGAAAGACTGTACTTGATGTCATTCGTGGGCAACAGGTTCAATTTGTTATTAATACGTTCTCAGTAAGTAAGAAAGACAGAATTACAGATGGATTTTTAATTCGTCGCGAGGCTGTAGAAAATAACATTCCATGTTTAACGTCATTAGATACAGCACGCGCTGTATATAAAGTTCTTGAGTCAATGAGCTTCGCTATTGATGCCGCTATTTAA
- a CDS encoding carbamoyl phosphate synthase small subunit produces MYNRKLVLEDGTVFLGTAFGCLDPVAGEVVFNTGMTGYQEILSDPSYFGQMVTMTYPLIGNYGINDQDFESFSPSASALIVKEYCEVPSNWRASKTLDELLKAKKVPGLCNVDTRALTIKIREHGAIRGMIADISMSDEEVLEKLATIPVLNRHVEHVSTKMVYSAPGKGHRVVLVDFGVKKGIIRDLTARGCEVIVVPFNTTASQIDQLNPDGVVLSNGPGDPKDVVEALPMIREIQEKYPLMGICLGHQLFALANGADTKKMKFGHRGCNHPVKDLKTNKVHITSQNHGYEVCKESIENTPLNVTHVALNDNTVEGLEHKHYKAFTVQYHPEASPGPDDASYLFDRFIENLN; encoded by the coding sequence ATGTACAATCGTAAACTTGTTTTAGAAGACGGAACAGTATTTTTAGGAACGGCTTTCGGATGTTTAGACCCAGTAGCTGGAGAGGTAGTTTTTAATACCGGAATGACAGGTTATCAAGAGATTTTGTCTGATCCTTCATATTTTGGACAAATGGTGACGATGACATATCCACTAATCGGGAACTATGGAATCAATGATCAAGACTTTGAGTCATTTTCTCCATCGGCTTCAGCCTTGATTGTAAAAGAGTATTGCGAGGTTCCATCAAACTGGCGCGCATCAAAAACATTAGACGAGTTATTAAAAGCAAAGAAGGTTCCAGGTTTATGTAATGTAGATACGCGAGCGTTAACAATTAAGATTCGTGAGCATGGTGCGATTAGAGGGATGATTGCAGATATTAGCATGAGTGATGAAGAAGTATTAGAAAAATTGGCCACTATCCCAGTTTTAAACCGACATGTGGAACATGTTTCAACCAAAATGGTCTATTCAGCTCCAGGTAAAGGGCACCGCGTTGTTTTAGTTGATTTCGGGGTGAAAAAAGGAATTATCCGCGATTTAACGGCACGTGGATGTGAAGTGATCGTTGTTCCTTTTAATACAACGGCTTCACAAATTGACCAACTTAATCCAGATGGCGTTGTTTTAAGTAATGGACCTGGTGATCCAAAAGATGTGGTTGAGGCGTTACCAATGATTCGTGAAATCCAAGAAAAATATCCTTTAATGGGAATTTGCCTAGGGCACCAATTATTTGCTTTAGCAAATGGGGCGGATACGAAGAAGATGAAATTTGGGCATCGTGGATGTAACCACCCTGTTAAAGATCTAAAAACAAATAAAGTTCATATTACTTCGCAAAATCATGGATATGAGGTTTGTAAAGAGTCGATTGAAAATACACCATTAAATGTTACGCACGTAGCATTAAATGATAATACGGTTGAAGGTCTTGAACACAAACATTATAAAGCCTTTACGGTACAGTATCATCCGGAAGCATCTCCAGGACCAGATGATGCAAGTTATTTATTTGATCGTTTTATTGAAAATTTAAACTAG
- a CDS encoding dihydroorotase encodes MILLKNGYFVSEENDLIKSDFLINDGKILKMEIGIECDEAEVYDLAGAFVSPGLVDVHVHLREPGYERKETIETGTLAAAKGGFTTIAAMANTIPVPDSVEHVTYINDLLDKSAKVRVFPYAAITIGERGEEIVDVETLANMNILGFSDDGRGIQEAGVMYQAMKRAKEVNKPIVAHCEDDSLLFGGYLHDGEYAKENGHKGILSVSESAQIARDIMLAQATGVHYHICHISTKESVELVRFAKQQGIHVTAEVSPHHLLLCDMDIKNDDTNYKMNPPLRSERDRLACVEGLLDGTIDVIATDHAPHHEDEKARNLYEAPFGIVGLETAFPLMYTHFVKTGIMTLNQLVNCMSRKPADIFNLPYGKLEVGAIADLTIIDLEKEMKIDPQHFVSKGKNTPFTGYCVSGWPVMTLVDGKIVYQAMNL; translated from the coding sequence ATGATTCTTTTAAAAAACGGATATTTTGTAAGTGAAGAAAATGATTTAATTAAGAGCGATTTTTTAATCAATGATGGAAAAATTTTAAAGATGGAAATAGGAATTGAATGCGACGAGGCAGAGGTTTATGATTTAGCGGGTGCCTTCGTCTCTCCGGGATTAGTGGATGTGCATGTTCATTTAAGGGAACCGGGGTATGAGAGAAAAGAAACGATTGAAACAGGGACATTAGCTGCAGCTAAAGGTGGATTTACAACCATTGCTGCGATGGCAAATACGATTCCTGTTCCAGATTCGGTTGAACATGTGACATACATTAACGATTTGTTAGATAAGTCGGCTAAAGTTAGGGTTTTTCCTTATGCAGCCATTACCATTGGTGAACGTGGTGAAGAAATTGTAGATGTTGAGACACTTGCTAACATGAATATTTTAGGATTTTCTGATGATGGACGTGGAATCCAAGAGGCTGGGGTGATGTATCAAGCAATGAAGCGAGCGAAAGAGGTGAACAAACCCATTGTCGCTCACTGTGAGGATGATAGTTTATTATTCGGTGGATACTTACACGACGGTGAATACGCCAAGGAAAACGGCCATAAAGGAATTTTATCGGTTAGTGAATCCGCGCAAATTGCTCGGGACATTATGTTAGCACAGGCGACAGGCGTTCATTATCATATTTGTCACATTAGTACAAAAGAGAGTGTGGAACTGGTTCGCTTTGCAAAACAACAAGGAATTCATGTAACCGCGGAAGTTTCGCCACATCATCTATTACTTTGTGACATGGATATCAAAAATGACGATACTAATTATAAAATGAATCCACCACTTCGCTCAGAACGCGATCGATTAGCGTGTGTTGAAGGATTACTCGATGGGACAATTGATGTGATTGCAACTGATCATGCCCCTCACCATGAAGATGAAAAAGCTAGAAATCTTTATGAAGCTCCATTTGGAATTGTTGGATTAGAAACAGCATTCCCACTCATGTACACGCATTTCGTTAAAACGGGAATCATGACCTTAAACCAGTTAGTTAATTGTATGAGTCGAAAGCCAGCAGATATCTTTAATTTACCTTACGGAAAGTTAGAAGTGGGTGCGATAGCTGACTTGACGATCATTGATTTGGAAAAAGAAATGAAAATTGATCCGCAACACTTTGTCTCTAAAGGAAAAAATACTCCATTTACGGGATATTGCGTATCAGGTTGGCCAGTGATGACATTAGTAGACGGAAAAATAGTTTATCAGGCGATGAATTTATAG
- a CDS encoding aspartate carbamoyltransferase catalytic subunit has protein sequence MKEIKHLTRLSDLTIDEILEILQVANRLANGETTCSLSGGVVANLFFEPSTRTQYSFLMAEQKLGLNTMDFSAQTSSVQKGETLYDTVKTFEAIGVDAVVIRHPQNNYFDELIGKIDIPILNGGDGSGNHPTQSLLDLLTIYQEYGRFEGLKIAIVGDIAHSRVAHTNIEVMTRLGMDVHLVAPAQFQEPGYDWEELDKVLEDMDIVMLLRVQHERHDGIMVLTKDEYHQKYGLTVEREKRMKEGAIIMHPAPFNRGVEIADEVVECNRSRIFKQMSNGVFIRMACLHRSLKNKKN, from the coding sequence GTGAAAGAAATTAAGCATTTAACACGGTTATCAGATCTTACAATTGATGAAATATTAGAGATTTTGCAGGTAGCAAATCGTTTAGCAAATGGTGAAACAACCTGTTCGTTAAGTGGTGGCGTAGTGGCTAACCTTTTCTTTGAGCCTAGCACACGAACACAGTATTCTTTCTTGATGGCTGAACAAAAATTAGGATTAAATACAATGGATTTTAGTGCACAAACTTCAAGTGTACAAAAGGGAGAGACATTGTACGATACAGTTAAGACATTTGAGGCTATAGGAGTTGACGCTGTCGTCATTCGTCATCCTCAAAACAATTACTTTGATGAATTGATTGGAAAAATCGACATTCCGATCCTTAATGGAGGAGATGGAAGTGGGAACCATCCAACTCAATCTCTGTTAGATTTACTAACAATCTATCAAGAATATGGACGCTTTGAGGGATTAAAGATTGCGATTGTTGGAGATATCGCGCATTCGCGTGTTGCGCATACGAATATTGAAGTAATGACACGTCTTGGGATGGATGTTCATCTGGTTGCTCCTGCACAATTTCAAGAGCCGGGATACGATTGGGAAGAATTAGATAAGGTATTAGAAGACATGGATATTGTGATGTTACTGCGAGTACAGCATGAACGCCATGATGGAATAATGGTCTTAACAAAGGATGAATATCATCAAAAATATGGTTTAACGGTAGAACGTGAAAAACGAATGAAAGAGGGAGCGATTATTATGCACCCAGCACCGTTTAATCGTGGGGTTGAGATTGCCGATGAAGTTGTTGAGTGTAATCGTAGTCGAATTTTCAAACAGATGAGTAATGGAGTATTCATTAGGATGGCTTGCTTACATCGATCATTAAAAAATAAGAAAAATTAG
- a CDS encoding solute carrier family 23 protein, whose translation MEKKLILDVHEKPKVAHWIALSIQHVLAMFGSTVLVPMLTGLPVSLALISSGIGTMFYLFVTKGKSPVYLGSSFAYIAPITSALALGATLNAQGEMISGANYGAVMGGLMMVGIVYLVIAIIIKFIGTDWLNKLLPPVVIGPTIMVIGLSLAGTAVNMASEHILIALVTLLTAVLVSAYTKGLLQLLPIFSGIVVGYLVAIISGVVDFSAVHQANFFEIPSFAFLHSTPVFNLEVASIMIPVAIVTITEHIGDHLVLGSIVGRDLTKSPGLHRTLIGDGVATFCAGFIGGPANTTYGENTGVIGLTKVASVWVIGGAAVTAFCLGFIGKFTALVQTIPGAVMGGVSILLFGVIASSGVRVLINNQIDFGRQRNLIIGAVILIVGIGGLTINIGKITLSGMALAAIIGVILHLILPDKEASYGQSSCKTELEVTDEDLVNQFTKPTKNEKVTSI comes from the coding sequence ATGGAGAAGAAACTGATATTAGATGTTCATGAAAAGCCAAAGGTTGCACATTGGATTGCATTAAGTATTCAACATGTGTTGGCAATGTTTGGTTCAACGGTGCTCGTTCCAATGTTAACGGGATTACCGGTTAGTTTAGCATTAATTTCATCAGGAATTGGGACGATGTTTTACTTATTTGTGACAAAGGGGAAATCACCAGTTTATTTAGGATCATCCTTTGCGTATATTGCACCGATTACTTCTGCTTTGGCTCTAGGGGCTACTTTAAATGCACAAGGTGAAATGATAAGTGGTGCGAATTATGGGGCAGTTATGGGGGGGTTAATGATGGTTGGGATTGTCTATCTCGTCATTGCGATCATAATTAAATTTATTGGAACGGACTGGTTAAATAAGTTATTACCACCTGTTGTTATTGGACCTACCATTATGGTTATTGGGTTGAGTTTAGCTGGGACGGCAGTTAATATGGCGTCTGAACACATTTTAATTGCGTTAGTTACGTTATTAACCGCGGTTTTGGTTTCAGCCTATACAAAGGGATTGTTACAGTTGCTTCCTATTTTTAGCGGAATTGTTGTTGGGTATTTAGTAGCTATTATCTCAGGAGTGGTTGATTTTAGTGCTGTACATCAGGCGAATTTCTTTGAAATTCCATCGTTTGCCTTCTTACACTCAACACCCGTTTTTAATTTAGAAGTTGCATCAATTATGATTCCAGTAGCTATTGTAACAATCACAGAACATATTGGGGATCATTTAGTTTTAGGATCGATTGTCGGACGCGATTTAACAAAGAGCCCAGGATTACACCGAACACTGATTGGTGATGGAGTGGCTACATTCTGTGCCGGATTCATCGGTGGACCTGCTAATACAACGTATGGTGAGAATACAGGAGTGATTGGTTTAACTAAAGTTGCTTCAGTATGGGTGATTGGTGGAGCAGCGGTTACAGCCTTCTGTTTAGGATTTATCGGAAAGTTTACAGCGCTAGTACAAACTATTCCAGGTGCTGTCATGGGTGGGGTAAGTATCCTTCTATTTGGGGTTATTGCTTCATCTGGAGTTCGTGTGTTAATTAATAATCAAATCGATTTTGGCCGTCAACGAAACTTGATTATTGGGGCGGTCATCTTAATTGTAGGAATCGGTGGATTAACAATTAACATTGGAAAGATAACTTTATCTGGAATGGCACTAGCTGCAATTATCGGTGTTATCTTACATTTAATCTTACCAGATAAAGAAGCTTCTTACGGACAAAGTTCTTGTAAAACTGAATTAGAAGTAACTGATGAAGATTTAGTAAATCAGTTCACTAAACCGACGAAAAATGAAAAAGTGACATCTATTTAG
- a CDS encoding HD domain-containing protein: MKEIYPKLISFLEGELSQDTSGHSLDHALRVYHNAKAILSVEGGDERIVLIAALVHDVIDPKLFDDVEEQEKKLIDVLKAMGCGQEEIGSIQYIIQNISFKGGHAQPLKNLEAKIVQDADRLDAIGAIGVGRTFMYGGAKGAKMHDDKLPVMTFENELEYRRHQGTVINHFYEKLFKLKDLMNTETAKEIANNRHRFMEVFVEQFLNEWNGEA, translated from the coding sequence ATGAAGGAGATTTATCCGAAACTTATTTCATTTTTAGAAGGGGAACTCTCACAAGATACAAGTGGTCATAGTCTTGATCACGCACTGAGGGTGTACCATAATGCGAAAGCTATTTTAAGTGTGGAGGGCGGAGATGAACGAATCGTCCTTATTGCTGCACTTGTACACGATGTTATTGACCCAAAATTGTTTGACGATGTTGAAGAACAAGAGAAAAAGCTTATTGATGTTTTAAAGGCAATGGGTTGCGGTCAGGAGGAGATAGGATCTATTCAATATATTATTCAAAATATTTCTTTTAAAGGCGGACATGCGCAACCGCTAAAAAATCTTGAAGCAAAGATTGTTCAAGATGCGGATCGTCTTGATGCCATTGGGGCAATAGGTGTGGGAAGAACATTTATGTATGGTGGAGCAAAAGGAGCTAAGATGCATGATGATAAACTTCCGGTTATGACGTTTGAAAACGAATTGGAGTATCGTCGACACCAGGGGACGGTTATTAATCACTTTTATGAAAAATTATTTAAACTTAAAGACTTAATGAATACGGAAACGGCGAAGGAGATAGCTAATAATCGTCATCGTTTTATGGAGGTTTTTGTAGAACAATTTCTAAATGAATGGAATGGAGAAGCCTAA
- a CDS encoding DUF7309 domain-containing protein — MGIATNFELHRLYEAAIAFKKLQPWKWMYASQVFIIHDDERDIDGFCSIMGMMGEYFSLSVYLGESGYQSYRYLYDKASLAYMDHIFMKAEVKKNCLVVNFVDYSALTEHDEEQAEFLGYQLKGETKCPQFRYHHPGIYSWYLTDSWQCRFLTKALEQAVVVARLELTNNLQVPEVYDSKYYLRYFSEDEGWKGTFVDSHLYKKSPSPKKTIFQNDLLAYRLKKLPKLLITLEAIQFYLPNPVVEIGSGQPFFMLVTALVDSEEGQLFYLDVQETAALYLSDTVTELAKQFLELKIRPCEIIAEDEDTYALLEDICKQIDVKLSIDSHVTRAHEFAEYIFEELQNATSSNVKVIESEQSDIDKLVSFADQITDTLTLQNALNNLSEQAQAQYRLITQTFVLAMYTIRDQIPSEWTGDAVKDICLNVLPEQLEQPVLSQCKPVLSHFLTALGEDDIIPNYRSLLLVINNCL, encoded by the coding sequence ATGGGGATTGCTACGAATTTTGAGTTACATAGATTGTACGAAGCGGCAATTGCTTTTAAGAAGTTGCAACCGTGGAAATGGATGTATGCCTCTCAAGTTTTTATCATTCATGATGACGAGAGAGATATAGATGGATTTTGTAGTATTATGGGAATGATGGGGGAATATTTTTCTTTATCAGTTTATTTAGGGGAGTCGGGGTATCAATCTTATCGTTATTTATACGATAAGGCTAGTCTTGCCTATATGGATCATATTTTTATGAAAGCAGAAGTTAAAAAAAACTGTTTAGTCGTTAATTTTGTCGATTACAGTGCATTAACGGAGCACGATGAGGAACAGGCAGAGTTTTTAGGCTATCAATTGAAAGGGGAGACGAAATGTCCTCAGTTTCGTTATCATCATCCGGGAATTTATTCCTGGTATTTAACCGATTCGTGGCAGTGTCGGTTTTTAACAAAGGCTTTAGAACAAGCAGTTGTTGTTGCTAGACTAGAGTTGACGAATAATTTACAAGTTCCAGAAGTTTATGATAGTAAGTATTATTTGAGATATTTTAGCGAAGATGAAGGTTGGAAAGGAACTTTTGTCGATTCTCATTTATATAAAAAATCACCGTCACCTAAAAAAACAATTTTTCAAAATGATTTATTAGCTTATCGTTTAAAGAAACTTCCGAAATTATTAATTACGTTGGAGGCCATTCAATTTTATTTACCTAATCCTGTTGTTGAAATTGGATCCGGTCAACCATTCTTTATGTTAGTCACCGCCTTAGTTGATTCTGAAGAGGGGCAATTGTTTTATTTAGACGTACAAGAGACGGCGGCTTTATATCTTTCGGATACGGTGACCGAGCTAGCTAAACAGTTTCTTGAATTGAAAATTCGTCCATGTGAAATTATAGCTGAAGATGAGGATACATACGCCCTATTAGAGGATATATGTAAACAAATTGATGTTAAGTTGTCGATTGACTCTCACGTTACGCGAGCCCATGAGTTTGCAGAATATATTTTTGAAGAATTACAAAATGCGACATCGTCTAATGTAAAGGTGATTGAGAGTGAACAAAGTGATATTGATAAATTAGTATCTTTTGCGGATCAAATTACCGATACGTTAACACTTCAAAATGCTTTAAATAATTTAAGTGAGCAAGCCCAGGCGCAGTATCGTTTAATTACACAGACATTTGTGTTAGCTATGTACACCATCCGGGATCAAATTCCGAGTGAATGGACGGGTGATGCTGTTAAAGATATTTGTCTAAATGTTCTGCCAGAACAGCTTGAACAACCCGTACTCTCTCAATGTAAACCGGTACTATCACATTTTTTAACGGCTTTAGGAGAAGATGATATTATTCCAAATTATCGATCATTGTTATTAGTTATTAATAATTGTTTGTAG